The following coding sequences lie in one Flavobacterium sediminis genomic window:
- the ytxJ gene encoding bacillithiol system redox-active protein YtxJ: protein MSFFGKMFDKKADDKESLPHVFWNCLEEVSFDAIEKQSFEKPIVIFKHSTRCSISRFVWNRFQQDYDIPDEKAVVYYLDLLAYRSISNEIAEKFGVIHQSPQVIVLKEGKAVYNASHDAIEVEKLKFLL, encoded by the coding sequence ATGAGTTTTTTTGGTAAAATGTTTGACAAAAAGGCAGATGATAAAGAGTCATTGCCTCATGTTTTTTGGAACTGTTTAGAAGAGGTTTCGTTTGATGCAATTGAAAAACAATCGTTTGAAAAGCCAATCGTTATTTTTAAACATAGTACTCGCTGTAGTATTAGTCGATTTGTATGGAATCGTTTTCAACAGGATTATGATATTCCTGATGAGAAGGCTGTGGTATATTATTTAGATTTATTAGCGTATCGATCCATTTCTAATGAAATAGCTGAAAAGTTCGGAGTTATCCATCAATCACCTCAAGTAATTGTATTAAAAGAAGGAAAAGCTGTTTATAATGCTTCGCATGATGCTATTGAAGTCGAAAAGTTAAAATTTCTGTTATAG